A single window of Cellulomonas sp. NTE-D12 DNA harbors:
- a CDS encoding CDGSH iron-sulfur domain-containing protein, whose translation MTTTSRGHAAAPDGTARELPPRGASIVACPDGPLLVRGDVDVLDAEGQPLDKGRRTVALCRCGGSSIKPWCDGTHKVNGFSSST comes from the coding sequence GTGACGACGACCAGCCGGGGGCACGCGGCTGCCCCTGACGGCACTGCCCGTGAGCTGCCGCCTCGCGGAGCGAGCATCGTCGCGTGCCCTGACGGCCCCCTGCTGGTGCGTGGTGACGTCGATGTGCTCGACGCCGAGGGCCAACCGCTGGACAAGGGTCGACGCACCGTGGCGCTGTGCCGCTGCGGGGGCTCGTCGATCAAGCCGTGGTGCGACGGGACCCACAAGGTGAACGGGTTCTCGTCGTCCACCTGA
- a CDS encoding SRPBCC family protein, producing the protein MSVVSRDLPCPPEDVLRVLADGWNYATWVVGTSRIRGVDAEWPAPGSRIAHSAGLWPMVLQDVSVSRRWDPERGIELEAKGSFVGDANVAISVVPTDGGCRVRIAEDAVRGPARLVPEPLRDALISWRNRETLYRLGALACRPST; encoded by the coding sequence ATGTCCGTCGTCTCGCGTGACCTGCCCTGCCCTCCCGAGGACGTGCTCCGCGTGCTCGCCGACGGGTGGAACTACGCCACGTGGGTGGTGGGGACCAGCCGCATCCGCGGTGTCGACGCCGAGTGGCCGGCGCCGGGTTCGCGCATCGCGCACTCGGCCGGCCTGTGGCCGATGGTGCTGCAGGACGTGAGCGTCAGCCGCCGCTGGGACCCCGAGCGGGGCATCGAGCTGGAGGCGAAGGGCTCGTTCGTCGGCGACGCCAACGTCGCGATCTCCGTGGTCCCGACGGACGGCGGCTGCCGGGTCCGCATCGCGGAGGACGCGGTGCGCGGGCCGGCCAGGCTGGTGCCCGAGCCGCTGCGCGACGCGCTGATCTCCTGGCGCAACCGCGAGACGCTCTACCGCCTGGGCGCGCTGGCCTGCCGCCCGTCGACCTGA